aacatattctttgtaaatctttacaatcattccccgaaagaaccaagtaggcctgccttgttgcacaatcccaatttttataaaaacttgccattttcagcgtgtagatTGCTAGCTCGGAGATTCTGGTTGTTGCTTGTTTTGAGGCAGCACAAAGAGAGCTGAAGGTGAGGGACATTCGGCATTCTCTATGGTATCGAGACTATCTCTCCCTTATTACATATTCCATGtgtacgggggggggggatccccCTGAGGTCAGGCACGTGGATACTTCTTTAAGACACACCGTCTTTATCTATTGACATCAATGTTAACTGCATTTTAGGTTTAAGCAATCATCGTACAGAAATCCACATCCATCTAATATCTATAGATGTCTTTAGGACGGTTTGTTATTGTTACAATATAAAGTGTTGTACTTCTTTTCAGCTCCATGTGTAGTAAACGGATGTTATGTATTTATGACTTAATTCATGAGgagaatgtgattggtttagaccCACAGCCACTTCCCTTTGAAGATGGTTTCAGTGTCTCATACTATTTGCCTGATGAAGTTCTAGTACTGAAATGTTGCCATTCAATTGATCTTCCAAGGTTGGAACAATTTCTCTCATGTTACATCTAGCATGTTACATTGAATTAAAATCTGATAATTGGTAGGCTGTATGATCACTCTATCAATCCACACTCACGCAGTCCTGATGAAGCCAATTTGCTGGGTTTTTGGGCGTTAAAGTCTTACTGTAATATATAATACCTAATGTTTTGAAaacagtgatttttttctcaattaatccTAAAGATTTGATGTTTTGGAGAAATTCGGATTTGAAGCCAGGCTCAGTTGTATTGCTGTCTCTGCTTGCTGTTCCTATCCTCTCTCCTCAGAAATTCACACATTTGGTCAAATACTCGTGAATTTTGCCTGGAGGCTCCACAGCACaacttatttattgtttgtttatttcatatatatatatatatatatatatataaataattttaaacagccAAGGCAAATTCCGTGTAGGGGCTACTTAattggcaataaatccttttctaATTCTAAATCTGATTGTGATTCGGGGAGAAAAACTGACTGTATAAGCGCTCCCCCTGGTGGATAATGTATGAGCTTCTCTGTTGTTTGTGCAGGATAATGAAGTTCCATGTAGCCAAGAAGAAGTTTAAGGAGACCCTGCGTCCTTATGATGTCAAGGATGTGATTGAACAGTACTCTGCTGGTCACCTGGACATGCTGTGTCGCATCAAGAGCCTGCAGACCAGGTAGGAATGACCACAGGCCACACACACTGCATGAAAACACAGAGTACCCCAActtcatttttaagatttttcaatacatttttaataccaTCTAGGATGAAATTTAAAGCCAACTTCATAGTCATATCAGTGTGGATTCTAAGCCggagaaaagtaaaagtatttaccAAGTAACGTCAGCTGAATTTAATTAAGcatttttttgaattgtttgaattttgataacataaaatgaattaaataaaaaaaggcgcCACATCTAGAGCTTGTATactaggaaaaaaaaaaaaaaaaaaatttatttaaaaaatgaaaggaaacccaaacaaaatatttctttatgaCATTACGGAATTTATTTAATCCTAGCAAAAggacaagaaaacaaattgaagatGAAAttgtaaacaacatttaatactttgaaaaaaaaactcaactacTTTTAAGGCCTTATTTTTAGAATATTAAATGTAAGACGTTTTATATACTTTTAAGACCTGACGGGTACCCTGCAACAGCTGACAAAGCTCATTCCCTTTGTCTTTGCTGTCTAACTAGAGATGTATGCCCACACTCAGGGCTTTAAATTACCATCtgccaaaaatttaaaaaaatatcttttgcgGGTAGTAACCTTGTTAATCTAGTAGTCAGTCGGGCCGGATGATAAGGAAGCAAACAACTCTGCGTCTGTTTGAATCGGCCGGCTGAAGAAACTATGCAACAAGTCAGAAATGTGGGcgtaacataataacataatatttaTCTGGCGACACTGTTTGTAGAAataatcctacatttcccatgaacactACGTTGTGACGTGGGCTACGTGTCTAGCGTGTGGTGTTGATTACGAGCAACATTGAAACGGAGAAGACGAATGCAACAGTGCAAAACGAGCCAGAGGAGCTAAATTCAAAGTAAAGttaattaggaaaaaaaacatggctagTGAAAATCTGATTGGCTACTAGTTACTAGCCATGTTGGCTGGTGATTTAAAAGGTAAATTTAAAGGCCTGCCCACACTGTACCTAATGTGTCTGTATCTTCGCGTgtatgtgcatgcgtgtgtgtatatgtgcaccCGCGCTTATACCTTACACATGCAtgggtatttgtgtgtgctacgcgggtgtctgtgtttgttctttgcatttttgtgattttgtctgtgtgtgtttatacatgtgtacctctatgtgtgtgtgtgtgtgttccctttGCTTTCTCATAGGCTGGACATGATAGTAGGCCCACAGCCCTTGAGCAGCCGGGCCAAGACCTTTTCCTCCCCCTCCCTGCCTGTCTATTACAGCCAGGGCAGAAAGAACTCCACCCAGGGGTCAGAATAACACCTTGATCTGGAATTGCACTGCTCTTTTCTCACAAACTTTCCTGTCTTATCCTGTTCTGAATATGAAGTCATCCACTAACAAAACTCAACTGAAATGCAATATATTGAGTTTGGTTTGGGCATTGGCTGTTTTAATCTGATAAAACATTCTGGGGAATTCTGGGAAATTCTGGGGTCCTCATGTGAGTTCGCAACCTCGCTAACACATACCAcatgcacgcaagcacacacacacacacacacacacacacacacacacacacacacacacacataccactCATGCTTGTATTGTCTTCTTCTGCAGTGGTTTAATGGCACCTGATTGAAGACTTAGCGCCATCATCCGTTAATGTTGACGCACTCAACTCCCAATATTCACATATCAGTAGTGGGAAAAAAGAAGtacattcatttgcattttcttttgcagattttctgaaaatgatattaaaatgtGCACTAAGTTTGGCTAGAAACCTCATTTTTTTTGgctaatcacaaaaaaaacataatttgttggaattttaaattttttgcttaattaaaacctttttgtctTGTACGACCAAATCAAGTGGCAAACCAcatatgtaaaacacacattcaaaaaagaTACTTTTAGATGGGAGTCTAGTTTGGTGTTGGAAGATCTTTTCAAAGCTTAAATAGTTAATTTCTCCAAAATGAGTGTGGCATCCTAATTGCATGACATTGCCTTGACTTATCTATGCTCTGTGTTCAAATGAACCCTGTTCATTAACAGACAAAACTTTAATACCCTGATTCTGTTAAACCTCACTGGATTGAGCAGGAAAAGTGTTTCTGTAAGAGCTGAATGAGACAAAGACACTGAATGGGTgctgtaaaactaaagaaataCAAGACTTTAACCTACTTTAACTTTCAACCTCTAAAGTGTTTAATACACAAGAAACACATTAGGGAAACATACCATCCTTACATGTTTGATCATGTTTTCTCATCCAGTGAGGAAATCTAACCTCTCGTTTTCCTGTATTTGTTGGAAAAGAATTTGTGCTTGGGGTAATCCATAATTCTGTTGCAGTTTCAACCTTCCTTCCTCACTGTGGGCTGACTTGTGGATTTCCACCTTCTACCTTTCTGTCATTAATGTCTTATTGTCCTTGCGTGTACTtgtccctttgtgtgtgtgtgtgtgtgtgtgtgtgtgtgtgtgtgtgtgtgtgtgtgtgtgtgtgtgtgtgtgcgaatgGGGTGTGTGTTTTGCGGACGTGTGTGTTCCAGAGTGGACCAGATCCTCGGGAAAGGCCAGATTCCTCTGGATAAGAAGATTCGGGAGAAGCTGCTGTCTGATGGAGATATTTTAGAGGACATGAGCATGCTGGGTCGAGTCTGTAAGGTGGAGCGCCAGGTCTGTTTCCTGctcctttgtttattttcttataGTGTGTTAGTTACACCCCTGGCCTATGGATTATTCCACATTGTCAATCAAATATAGTCCTACTGAAAAAATCCCATTTACTTCTTAACAAACGTTTAAAACAATGGACACGTACCAGAGTAATTAGTGTCTGTACTTacgtaaacaaaacaaaatgaatccaCATTCACATccccactttgggaaccactgaacTGGCGTCAAGTTGAGTCCTGCGTGTCGAGCATGCTGCgtgtcgagcaggtaccatgaaatggaaaaacgccatgaGTTTCACATTATCTACAAGTAATACTGTGAAACAGTTCAGTGTTACCGCAGCAAACGTGGTAACATCACAGCTGCAACATACGCCAGTTTGTGAAGTACTAGTAGTATGTAACTCCGCCTAAAAcctaaaatgtcacttttttgtgcGTAAAACCAAGTGCATCTATAAATAACTATAACTACACTATATTTCTTTCATGAGAGACTGTTGAAATGTATGTTCAATGATCCCCATATTGAAACGATATTGCGACCAACCCCACCTCTTATGCAACTAGAATAATTAGAAAAATGTGATAATCACATACAACATGCTTTTTTagcctctgaacacccacacaggtgattTGAGTTTTTCCGGCTTTTCAGGTTGCAGGTGGGCCGGAGCTTTGATGGGAACTTATTAGGTCCAAAATTCTTTCTACCAATAAGGATGACAAAGACGTCATTTGTCCCGCCCTAACGGTTGCAACAGCACTAACTGGGGAttcaggaagatgtcaatcacTCAGTCTAACCACACCCACACTCCTGGAAAAGGTCCAATCAGCCACATTAACTATGTTCAGGgcttttaaaaccaggacaagacaacacttgtgtcatatatCCCtctaaacaaatgtttgttatAAGCAGAGAATTGACACATTCAGTGTACAACTGAATGACATCCGcaatttaagacaatatctagtctcatatatcaatgtcaatataatatcaatatattgcccagtcctAATACACTGCACCATATTCTTCATCCAAGGACCAACCGTAGGTGTCTCCATCTTCTAACCTCTTGCTTCCTCATTTCTGCACTCCTCCCTCCCAATCTCCCTTCCTGTCTTCCCAGGTCCAATCAATCGAGTCGAAGCTCGACTCCCTGCTTGACATCTATCGTCAGGTGTTGCGCAAAGGCTCGTCTTCGGCCCTCACGCTCTCCTCTCTGCCCCTGTTTGAGCTGGAGCAAACCTCTGACTACCATTCCTCCGTCTTTAGCAAGGACCTGTCCAGTTCCACCCAGGTCAGCAATGGTGGAGCGCTTCCCCCCAGCAGCAACTCTCACCCATCCCAGGGAGGACTGCATCTCATCCTGGCACCGCCCAACGAGCTCAACCTCAACGCCTCCTCTTCAACCGGCCTCACATCTTCCTCTATGAGCCCTTCTCCGTTGCCTCACCACCACTACCGTCCTCATTATCATCCCCACCACCACCGCCACACCCAGGCTCAGGCCACCACGCCTGAAAGTGGCACTGACGAGGCTGTGGGGAGCTCTCCACCCGTCCTCACCCCAAACAGTATCAGCAGtggtgggggtggaggaggagttGGAGATGGAGGGTTTCCTCTTCTGGCGAGGCTTCCGCCACCGCCCCCTCCGAGCCGGAGTGGGGGCACGAGCAACTTGCCACGAGCTACTTCCGCAGAAGTGTCCCCTGACATGGAGGACTTTTGTGGGGGTTTGGGGATGCAGTTGAAGGGCAGCAGTGTTGGGGAGGACTTTGGCTTCGGGTTGGGGCTGGGCAGACTGGGGCAGAAGCTACAGGGCAGCGCCAACGGCAGGCTGAACACAAAGGATGAGGGCACCTGGAGGAGACATATGAGCCTGGAGCTGCAGCCCCTGGTGCCACCTGCCCCTGGCTGCTGCTCTGTCCCCAGCCAAATGGACCGAGGCTTGGGCAAGTCCATGTCGGTGCAGGACCTGATGCAGGCATCCCCAGGGACTGTCCAGGATGCTCAGCACGGCCACAGTCTCTCATCCCCGAGCCCCAGTACAAGCAGTGACTCGCCCATTGGCTTCCTCAGCTGTAGCCAAGACCCTGGGGGAGGAAGAGGTGGTGGTGGTATAGGCAGGAGTGGTGGAGGTGGATGGGGCGAGGAGGACCTCTTTATCAGCGATAGGGACCTTGAGGCGCAGGGGTTTGACTTCCTGTCACTGGGGGACGCTGAAGGCCACACCTACTCCTCAGAGCTGCTGAGGACAGAGAGCAGTGTTGGGGCAGGCTCCCGCAGCTCTAACTGCAGCCTGGCCAGCGCTCACACAGCCTCGCCCCCCGCTGGCAACACCGAATTGCTGAACATGCCGCACGTGCGGCTAAAATAAACTTGCCTATTTGTTCAGAAGGCATAATAGACTTGCCCTTTTGTAAGTGTGCTTATCTGTTCAGAAGGCACGCAAATCTCACCTCACTGAGTTTTTAGCCTTATTGGATGGGAAGGGGAGGGTGGGAATATAACTGTGggaacttttgtttttgtttcatttcatgttgATCCATTTGAAAAGAATCACAGTATTTTCATACAGGAtgatcacatacagtatgacgtACCATTGCATGAGTCACTCCTAGTTTTATTGTGTGATTGCCAAATCTGAGATAAAGATGAAGACGTGCACAATGGGAGCACAACCCCCCAAACCTGAGACTTTGCTGTTAAACCAAGCCAACTAAACTTGGTCCTGAGAGACAGCTGGTtgatactgtacagtatgtgatctTAAGACAGAGCATGAGCATTGCATGTTTTCAGTCAAAAGTACTAAGATTAGCAAGAAACAGTTTACACTTAAAGTAAGAAGGCATGGACAACAAACACTTTCTCAAACCCCCCTTATACCACACAATGTTTGTaaggaatggggggggggttgcccaCTTGAGTGTGCCCCCAATGTGATCCATTTCCTGTCTCTCGGTTCTTGTCACAATTTTGATTTTATGTCCATAACATTCTGTCCGTTTTAGAAAACCAGATAATCTCTTTAAGATTATATCCTTAAATGATATGAATTACAATCATTAACCAATGACTTTGGTTGCCCATTATCTTTTCAAGGATTCTTGACACAAGGCAGTGTACATGCtagttttggtttgaaaactaAAGGTCTTGAATTCTTACCCTTTTTCTGACCGTTTCCAAATGAGGGCAGTACAGTTTTAGaagatgttttaaatgtatttttttctccagttttagGCATCCAATGGTTTGCAATAAAGTCCAAACAGTAAATCTATTAGCAGACTCTGAGACAGGCTTGAGTTATGTAATATATCACAGTGAACATCAGGTCATTTTACATGATCGTTGTGTGGTTATGGGGTTTAAAACCACTGTAAAGAAAGGACTTGAAACAAGCGAGTTGGAAAAGTCTGCTGACTGATTTGCATCATACTGCCAAACAACAGGCAAAATACTTTCTATGTCTAGTACTATTTCTGAAACACAGCATGTTGAGTCCAAGCACAACTAAAACGTGTAGAACACAGCACTGGTGACGtcctttccattattttttcttattttagttaAACTCTGAATTGGTTTGTATGTTAATCTGGAACTCTTTGACAACCATAACTTGTTACTGAGGAGTACCCCAGGAAAGACCAGACAGGAATGAGAAACGTCAGTGTCGCTGTAACTgccaaatatttaaatttgggtgacagtagctcagtctgtagtgAGATGGGTTGGGGGGGGTCTCTTGTTCATGTGTTCCCCCCccccgctcagggtgctggtccagctggcagcccactcactctgacatcgctccattagtgcatgaataggtcctgagcatgtgtgtatatttcaggcctgtgtgtattgatttctaacaaaaacagagtgtacattgtaatttccccactggggatcaataaacaatataacttaagaaatgattaatttaattattattattaaattattaacaaTGTCACTTCTGCCAACAGCCAATTGTAGAATGAGTTTGAACGGCCGAACACACACCTGTATACGCACACAGGCAACTGTGACTCTACATGTCCATCATGCCGGGGAGGGTCTAAGGTACAGTCCAGTCTAGTTGAGAGGAACAAGGAGCAGAAGTTGCTTATTCTCAGACCAGTTTTTCCCAGGATGGTTGGTTTTCCAGCCAATTGTCTAACTTTATGAAGTTCCACTTCTAGGATTGATCTGGTGCTGAcggaaattccaccagatgttGCTCTTTTCACCTGGATGGcattaccttccgctttctatGTGTCGGAATTTTAAACtcgggtggatttctgaggactatggttacttgctcctcagatctctgcagggtagctagctagactatctttaCAATCTGGacagactaaaacaacttttgaacgtacaccaaaagttccttcccgagactatttcgcaggggcaccgtggctccgtccggcgctcagcaacgcccaagacgattgtgattgctttaaagacatgccagtaaaccagagcacgttgttctcccatcccggaatgctgcgtggcaatgcgagactatccAGCCGATGACTTGAAACACATTATGAATGTCATTTCGGGGTTTGAAACAATTTGACGTTTTGTCAGAATATGTGTTTTGCGCAAAGCACTTTTGGTTTTGAAACAGATACTGAAAGAACTCTAACCTTGTATTGCATTTGGCTTTTTGCCacccagttttcttttttaccttaaaGGCAAGATATCTTATTTAAGTCAtggtcaatgttttttttttttttcgtacAGTGTAATGTGGGATTATGTTTGTTTCCTTGAAGTGGACCCACTGGAGAATGTATTCCTGTTGCATGGTACAGAATCAGGTAAATAATTATAGTGCCACAAGCTGCAGGTAAACTCTACCCATAAAGCATCCAAAGCCTCAGTGGATAGTCACCCTTAGCTAGCAGTACCTCAATATAGACCCACGTCAATGACCCAGATATGTTTTCAAAGGAGGCTTGGGATCAGTTTGCTTTCAGGATGTGGATTACTTTCTTTcagatatttaaatatattttgcatgAAGAGGTTGTCATATGCAAACCTATCTATAACTTAGATGGTTGCCAGGACATTAAGACAAATCCCTATACGGTTCAGCCTGATTGCatcagaagtaaaaaaaaaaagaaaaaagacatcaacatgtgcagtacatacagtatattggtgCCTTGCTTTTTGTGGTACATATTTATCTCCATATCTACAACTTCCTGAAAAGTGCATTATGTCCCTCCAAACAGAAATGGCCGTCTTCAGTTTCTCTCCTTGTAAATGTTCTGGCATTTTTTATCCAGAGGTCCTTTTGCCACGGGAGATAAAAAAACGGGCCAATGACATGTCAACAGTTGGTCTTGTGtctcttaatttatttaaattatgtgCACATATTTACACACTCTAGTAATAGTTTCAGTTAGAGTTATGACgcctgtaatgaaatgaaaatgcaagTGAACTTTTATTCTTATTCATCAATAAAGGAAATTCTATAAAGTTGGATTTATGCTCTTGTCGTCATTCACTGGACCCACGAGATTCGTCAGTGGTTCGGGTTCAGACTTAGCATTGGTACCAGGAACCATGACATACTAAAACATCTTTACTTTTATTAACATGTGCACTTGGTTAAAGTGTACAAGCTAATGCTATTGGgccaaaaagaaaattagacCATAGACTGACAGGAATCAGtggatatttttcttttgagcGTCAAAACTCAGAATCAGCTCTGAACGCTGTATTCTGTTTGTTTATACATCTGTAGATTGCCCCCAAAGTGCAAGTAGAAGTCATTTATGCACATCTAAGAATATACATTTGAATTTACATTTATAGACATTTACATGTCttattagaaaaacaaaagtgactTTAATGAGAGAAAGCAGTAAGGCTTGGGTGATGCTCAGGTGGCTTTACTTACATTCAAAGTGGACATTAAGAAGCTTTTACTGCATTTTTTGGAGTTGTTAGTTGTATTCTGGCATTTTGGCAGCATCTCTACACCTAAGGTTGTCTTCAAGCTTCCCACAGTGACAGATAATATTTTAGTTAatattgactttttaatgactttttttagacttaCTGTTCTGtgaccttttatcacttttgcaatatgctatactatgaattttttattatctttgtcAACatacactataacttttttttcaacatgctatactatgacttctttgtcccttttttatataactttttcatcaatttttttgacttactatgttatgacttttttatcactttttccgacatgcaaaactgtgacatttttatcagcttttttgacatactatactatgacttttttatcagtttttttcaacatgctatactatgactttttaatacttttttgacatactattctatgacttttcaacattttatattatgactttttaatgacttttttagacttactattccatgactttttatcactttttcaatatgctatattatgacatttttatcacctttttttgtatgctattttatgacttttttttgacatagtatactatgacttttttatcacttttttcaacatactttactatgacttttttacatactatatactataacttttttcgacatactatactgaatTTTTTCAATGTNNNNNNNNNNNNNNNNNNNNNNNNNNNNNNNNNNNNNNNNNNNNNNNNNNNNNNNNNNNNNNNNNNNNNNNNNNNNNNNNNNNNNNNNNNNNNNNNNNNNCGTGcgatactacgactttttaattacttttttccacatactatactctgacttttttttatcacttttttttaacatgctgcactatgacttttttatcactttttttctaatactatgctatgacatttCTAAcgcttttttacatactttactataaaTTATTTACCGCtgttttagacatactatactatgactttttttcaacgtactattttgaattttttttcaaatactatactatgactatgcAATATATTACTTATTGCTTAAtgttttccacatactatactatgactttattaatgttttgttctacattctatactatgactttttaatcactttttggacatgctatactacgacattatttcaccttttttaaatgctattctatgacttctttgacatagtataccatccctttttgtcacttttttttgagaGACTatatttactatgactttttttatcacttttttccacatactatactatgactactttaacacttttttacataccatGCTATGATATTTCTACcgcttttttaacatactttactataaattttttactgcatttttcgacatactatactgaatTTTtgcaatgtactatactatgacttttttcgaaatgctataTATTACTTATTACTCAATGTTTTCAACCTACTATAATATCATTGaatttttatcacattttcgacacacatactatgacattttaccgcttttttgacatactttactatgacttttttatcaccttttaaTCCAtgttttcaacttactataacatgactttttatcactttttccacataatatactatgactttttcatacatttttctacatactattctatgactttttatcactttttttgacatgctatttttattacttttttaatgcttttttgacatacgtATACTGcgacttttttatcattctataatatgactttttaatacttttttgacataatatcaTATGActcttttaacactttttagacatgctatactacgacttctttatccttttttctatcacttttttatcaccaTTTTGATATGCTAaagttcaacatactatactgaatttatttgatatactgtactacaacttttttgaaatgctatattttacattttaatcaatgtttttcgacttactatagtgtttttttttatttatttgatatacTATTAAcgctttttttacatactacagtatgacttttttattgcttgtttgacatagtatactacaacttatttcaacattctatacaatgacttt
The sequence above is drawn from the Etheostoma cragini isolate CJK2018 chromosome 2, CSU_Ecrag_1.0, whole genome shotgun sequence genome and encodes:
- the LOC117953346 gene encoding potassium voltage-gated channel subfamily KQT member 5-like isoform X5, encoding MPRNHSGDESGTGLWMRTSPEHLSKGYGLKDVESGRRMMNNAGDGLLSASTAAGAAGGSESLRGKQGARLSLLGKPLIYSAHSGRRNVRYRRLQNYLYNVLERPRTWAFIYHAFVFILVFSCLVLSVFSTIPDHQVFASNCLLILEFVMIVVFGMEYIIRIWSAGCCCRYRGWQGRLRFARKPFCVIDIIVLIASLAVVLAGSQSNIFATSVLRSLRFLQILRMVRMDRRGGTWKLLGSVVYAHSKELVTAWYIGFLVLIFSSFLVYLVETKSNDEFATYADALWWGTITLTTIGYGDKTPKTWTGRMLSAGFALLGISFFALPAGILGSGFALKVQEQHRQKHFEKRRNPAAYLIQCVWRSYAADENSVSIATWKPHLKALHTCSPIKKEQGESTTSKILSNKQKLLRRRTTRKPSQKLSFKDRVRMASPRGQSIKNRQTSSVNDRRSPVADAGTEGTSPAKVQKSWSFNDRTRFRPSLRLKSQSRSTTDADSNMAGDDGFDEKGCHCEIMVEDLVPSVKAVIRAVRIMKFHVAKKKFKETLRPYDVKDVIEQYSAGHLDMLCRIKSLQTRLDMIVGPQPLSSRAKTFSSPSLPVYYSQGRKNSTQGVDQILGKGQIPLDKKIREKLLSDGDILEDMSMLGRVCKVERQVQSIESKLDSLLDIYRQVLRKGSSSALTLSSLPLFELEQTSDYHSSVFSKDLSSSTQVSNGGALPPSSNSHPSQGGLHLILAPPNELNLNASSSTGLTSSSMSPSPLPHHHYRPHYHPHHHRHTQAQATTPESGTDEAVGSSPPVLTPNSISSGGGGGGVGDGGFPLLARLPPPPPPSRSGGTSNLPRATSAEVSPDMEDFCGGLGMQLKGSSVGEDFGFGLGLGRLGQKLQGSANGRLNTKDEGTWRRHMSLELQPLVPPAPGCCSVPSQMDRGLGKSMSVQDLMQASPGTVQDAQHGHSLSSPSPSTSSDSPIGFLSCSQDPGGGRGGGGIGRSGGGGWGEEDLFISDRDLEAQGFDFLSLGDAEGHTYSSELLRTESSVGAGSRSSNCSLASAHTASPPAGNTELLNMPHVRLK
- the LOC117953346 gene encoding potassium voltage-gated channel subfamily KQT member 5-like isoform X3: MPRNHSGDESGTGLWMRTSPEHLSKGYGLKDVESGRRMMNNAGDGLLSASTAAGAAGGSESLRGKQGARLSLLGKPLIYSAHSGRRNVRYRRLQNYLYNVLERPRTWAFIYHAFVFILVFSCLVLSVFSTIPDHQVFASNCLLILDTRLNLHIQDEISPRIFIMEFVMIVVFGMEYIIRIWSAGCCCRYRGWQGRLRFARKPFCVIDIIVLIASLAVVLAGSQSNIFATSVLRSLRFLQILRMVRMDRRGGTWKLLGSVVYAHSKELVTAWYIGFLVLIFSSFLVYLVETKSNDEFATYADALWWGTITLTTIGYGDKTPKTWTGRMLSAGFALLGISFFALPAGILGSGFALKVQEQHRQKHFEKRRNPAAYLIQCVWRSYAADENSVSIATWKPHLKALHTCSPIKKEQGESTTSQKLSFKDRVRMASPRGQSIKNRQTSSVNDRRSPVADAGTEGTSPAKVQKSWSFNDRTRFRPSLRLKSQSRSTTDAADSNMAGDDGFDEKGCHCEIMVEDLVPSVKAVIRAVRIMKFHVAKKKFKETLRPYDVKDVIEQYSAGHLDMLCRIKSLQTRLDMIVGPQPLSSRAKTFSSPSLPVYYSQGRKNSTQGVDQILGKGQIPLDKKIREKLLSDGDILEDMSMLGRVCKVERQVQSIESKLDSLLDIYRQVLRKGSSSALTLSSLPLFELEQTSDYHSSVFSKDLSSSTQVSNGGALPPSSNSHPSQGGLHLILAPPNELNLNASSSTGLTSSSMSPSPLPHHHYRPHYHPHHHRHTQAQATTPESGTDEAVGSSPPVLTPNSISSGGGGGGVGDGGFPLLARLPPPPPPSRSGGTSNLPRATSAEVSPDMEDFCGGLGMQLKGSSVGEDFGFGLGLGRLGQKLQGSANGRLNTKDEGTWRRHMSLELQPLVPPAPGCCSVPSQMDRGLGKSMSVQDLMQASPGTVQDAQHGHSLSSPSPSTSSDSPIGFLSCSQDPGGGRGGGGIGRSGGGGWGEEDLFISDRDLEAQGFDFLSLGDAEGHTYSSELLRTESSVGAGSRSSNCSLASAHTASPPAGNTELLNMPHVRLK
- the LOC117953346 gene encoding potassium voltage-gated channel subfamily KQT member 5-like isoform X10, with amino-acid sequence MPRNHSGDESGTGLWMRTSPEHLSKGYGLKDVESGRRMMNNAGDGLLSASTAAGAAGGSESLRGKQGARLSLLGKPLIYSAHSGRRNVRYRRLQNYLYNVLERPRTWAFIYHAFVFILVFSCLVLSVFSTIPDHQVFASNCLLILEFVMIVVFGMEYIIRIWSAGCCCRYRGWQGRLRFARKPFCVIDIIVLIASLAVVLAGSQSNIFATSVLRSLRFLQILRMVRMDRRGGTWKLLGSVVYAHSKELVTAWYIGFLVLIFSSFLVYLVETKSNDEFATYADALWWGTITLTTIGYGDKTPKTWTGRMLSAGFALLGISFFALPAGILGSGFALKVQEQHRQKHFEKRRNPAAYLIQCVWRSYAADENSVSIATWKPHLKALHTCSPIKKEQGESTTSQKLSFKDRVRMASPRGQSIKNRQTSSVNDRRSPVADAGTEGTSPAKVQKSWSFNDRTRFRPSLRLKSQSRSTTDAADSNMAGDDGFDEKGCHCEIMVEDLVPSVKAVIRAVRIMKFHVAKKKFKETLRPYDVKDVIEQYSAGHLDMLCRIKSLQTRLDMIVGPQPLSSRAKTFSSPSLPVYYSQGRKNSTQGVDQILGKGQIPLDKKIREKLLSDGDILEDMSMLGRVCKVERQVQSIESKLDSLLDIYRQVLRKGSSSALTLSSLPLFELEQTSDYHSSVFSKDLSSSTQVSNGGALPPSSNSHPSQGGLHLILAPPNELNLNASSSTGLTSSSMSPSPLPHHHYRPHYHPHHHRHTQAQATTPESGTDEAVGSSPPVLTPNSISSGGGGGGVGDGGFPLLARLPPPPPPSRSGGTSNLPRATSAEVSPDMEDFCGGLGMQLKGSSVGEDFGFGLGLGRLGQKLQGSANGRLNTKDEGTWRRHMSLELQPLVPPAPGCCSVPSQMDRGLGKSMSVQDLMQASPGTVQDAQHGHSLSSPSPSTSSDSPIGFLSCSQDPGGGRGGGGIGRSGGGGWGEEDLFISDRDLEAQGFDFLSLGDAEGHTYSSELLRTESSVGAGSRSSNCSLASAHTASPPAGNTELLNMPHVRLK